In one window of Dermochelys coriacea isolate rDerCor1 chromosome 3, rDerCor1.pri.v4, whole genome shotgun sequence DNA:
- the LOC119852917 gene encoding protein CLN8-like gives MNLANDGAMFSAIYDWNYVLWEVRLKLLAAGFFSYLGVFLLAHWLSLWISTTYCTLSAKKKIFWNMDITRGLFAVQSCGAGLWALLIDPVFQVDQVYAQQKWSWFHCLIAAGYFLLENVVFNVSNIVFRIFDVFDVVHHLFAFGGLLGLIINIKSGHYLPLMGLLLEMNNPSYCISSILARIGCANTLFWKANQWINIHMLHCRMVLIYHMWWVCISHWNDVVENLGLPYFIVFFMGLSTLTLILNPYWMFKSTQRLFGPVDRKFPKTAVKNASYENLNIETFQKKRI, from the exons atgaatCTTGCAAATGACGGTGCAATGTTTAGTGCCATTTATGACTGGAACTATGTTCTGTGGGAAGTTCGTTTGAAGTTATTAGCAGCTGGTTTTTTCAGCTACCTGGGAGTATTTCTTCTAGCTCACTGGCTGTCCTTATGGATCAGTACCACTTATTGCACTTTGTCAGCAAAGAAGAAGATCTTCTGGAATATGGATATCACACGTGGTCTGTTTGCAGTTCAGAGTTGTGGAGCTGGCTTGTGGGCCTTGCTTATAGATCCAGTTTTTCAAGTTGACCAAGTGTACGCACAGCAAAAATGGAGCTGGTTTCATTGCTTAATAGCCGCTGGCTACTTCTTGCTTGAAAATGTAGTTTTTAATGTGTCTAACATTGTTTTCAGGATAtttgatgtgttcgatgtagttCATCATTTATTTGCCTTTGGTGGGCTTCTTGGTCTGATAATTAACATAAAGTCTGGACACTATCTACCCCTGATGGGACTGCTACTTGAGATGAACAATCCTTCATACTGCATATCCTCTATTCTTGCAAGG ATTGGCTGTGCTAATACCCTTTTTTGGAAGGCAAACCAATGGATAAATATCCATATGCTTCACTGCCGCATGGTCCTTATTTATCACATGTGGTGGGTGTGTATTTCCCATTGGAATGATGTGGTGGAAAATCTGGGACTtccatattttattgtttttttcatgGGGTTAAGTACACTTACGTTAATACTTAATCCGTACTGGATGTTCAAATCGACTCAGCGGCTCTTTGGTCCAGTTGACAGGAAATTTCCAAAAACAGCAGTGAAAAATGCAtcctatgaaaatttaaatattgaAACATTCCAAAAGAAGAGGATATAG